The following are encoded in a window of Carya illinoinensis cultivar Pawnee chromosome 15, C.illinoinensisPawnee_v1, whole genome shotgun sequence genomic DNA:
- the LOC122297010 gene encoding formin-like protein 18, which produces MALLRKFFFRKSPDGLLEISELVYVEAFAKVKEFFSYADCLDPKADASLNVLQHMSASNIVHELLESGCHESVVTSGLLQETIPRKLWKKKKPRVLESKAKSSLSLSPEIQSMSMSSPKQSPGTYLSRKVAEAPDVQILPQLPRKSDISCQGMPQSSQSTIVSCKSVEDASVAQTSGIERQLHYHTLSESAETTHPPTISPVITDLTLSVSHI; this is translated from the exons ATGGCGTTGCTGCGCAAGTTCTTTTTTCGGAAGTCGCCCGATGGGCTTCTTGAGATCTCTGAGCTAGTCTACG TGGAAGCATTTGCAAAAGTTAAAGAGTTCTTCAGTTATGCGGACTGTTTAGATCCCAAGGCCGATGCATCACTAAATGTGCTCCAACACATGAGTGCATCAAATATTGTCCACGAACTGTTGGAAAGTGGTTGTCATGAGAGTGTGGTAACTAGTGGTCTTTTGCAGGAGACAATTCCTAGAAAGCtttggaagaaaaagaagccCAGAGTCTTGGAAAGTAAGGCTAAGAGCTCCTTGTCTTTGTCCCCAGAGATTCAGTCCATGTCCATGTCCTCACCTAAGCAATCTCCTGGTACTTATCTGAGTAGAAAGGTAGCTGAGGCTCCTGACGTTCAGATTCTACCTCAACTACCCAGAAAATCTGACATCAGTTGCCAAGGGATGCCTCAATCTTCTCAGTCAACAATAGTCTCCTGTAAATCTGTGGAAGATGCATCTGTAGCCCAAACGTCTGGCATAGAACGTCAGCTGCATTATCACACCTTATCTGAAAGTGCAGAAACCACCCATCCGCCTACTATTTCTCCAGTCATCACAGATCTAACCTTGTCTGTTTCACACATCTGA